TTATACTTAACTCTATTAGATTTTTATTATAACTTTGTGAAAATTTATACCTTGCAATAGTAGCTCGAATATCTTCCCAATTTCCTATAATTTTACCAACAATGTTACCTGCCTTGAGGTATTCACCTCCAATACTATTAAACATAAATAATTGTACTTTTTTATTTTTAATTATATTATTTATAGTTTCTATTAGCTCATCTGCATAAATATTTAATTCATACTCATCTTTAGTAATATCTATATAGTTTTCAACTACTAATTCCCACGACTGTAGTCCCCTATTAATCTCTAAGTTCTTCTCATCAATATTTTTTATTAACTTTTCTTTTAATCTACTAACATAATTTTCTGAATTAGCATCAAAATACTCATTATTTTTTTTAATTTTATAAAATTCATAGTACGGACAATTATTTTTATCATTTAAATTATTAACATAATATTTATATCCTTCTTCAATTTCATTATATGGAATAGTAGTTTCTTCATAAATAAGACTATCTTTATATCTTTGTTCTATAACATTAAATGTCTGATTTTCATCATTATATCCATATACAAGTATTGGATGTATCAAATGTTCCTTTTTGTAGGCACTTGACCTAAATGACAAAAAGTAACAATCAACATATATAATAATTGGTTTTCCATCCCTTATAGATTCTTTTATATTTCCCAATACATTTTGTGACTCATAAATTTTATTTATTCCTATATTCATGCTCTTTAGAACTTCTTCCTCATTTTCAACAACATAACTCTCTATTTTGAACTTAACTCCCTTTTTAGCTTCGTCAAATTGGTAACAATATATATCATTAATTAGTAATCTTAAAATATCTTCATGAAAATGATTAATTATTGGTATAATAGAATTATGCATACAACTCTTGTAAAAAATGTCATTATTGGGTTTAAAATCATCAAGTTTTAAATTAGCCATATTCTCCCTCCAAATCTTTCTGTATCAATTATTAACTATTACATATACAGATACAGATTATCTTTCCATTAAGAATTTTGCTATTTGACTTATAGTTTTTAATTTATAAATATCAGTATATTCAATATTAATATTTTCTTTTTGCATCTCAACTTCTAATTTTATAGCATATAATGAATGACCTCCAAGCTCAAAAAAATCATCATTGATATCTATTTTTTCTCTATGCAATACTTTTTCCCATATTTTCACCAATTTTTTTTCTATATCATTTCTTGGTCCCACATATACTTTGTTATTATTATCTTTAACTACTAACTCTTTTAGTTTAGATTTGTTTATTTTTCCATTTTGAGTTAGAGGTATTTCTTTAATTTGTATAAACTTAGACGGGATCATATAATCTGGAAGTTTAAGCGATAAATCTAATCTTATCTGCTCAGCTTCAATTAATCTATTAGCCATATAAAAAGCATATAACCTTGCATCATCAACCTCTTCCTTATCAACTAAAACGGCAACTTGTTTAATACCATAAATACTCAAAATCTGCTTTTCTATTTCATTAATTTCAATTCTATATCCTCTTATTTTAACTTGTTCATCAATTCTTCCTATATACTCTATTCTTCCATCTGGAAGCCATCTTCCTGTATCACCAGTTTTATATATTCTTTTATTTGAAAAAGTTTCATTATATATAAATCTTTCAGCCGTATAATTATCCATATTCAAATAACCTTTTGCTAGGCCAAAACCTGATATACATATTTCCCCTGGTATCCCGATTGGTACTATATTGTTGTATTTATCTAATATAAATACATTAGTATTCCATATAGGTCTTCCTATAGATAAATCACTCCTTTGTTGAATATTTCTATTAAATGTAGTAATTACACTATTTTCCGTAGGACCATACTCATTTATAATTTCAGCTTCTATTCCTTTTTCAAGAGTTTTATCAATCAAAGATTTTTTAACTTTTTCACCTGCCAAAGTAATTACCCTAATAGATTTTGCTTCTTCTTGCTTTATACATTCCAAAATTGACATGTATAAGGTTGGCACTGCAATAAAATGGGTTATTTTATACTTAGCTATTGCTCTTGATATAGCATACGGATCCTTTGAATCTTTTTCGTTAAGAATGATAATCTTAGCCCCTGATACTAATGCTGTAAAAAAGCTTGATACAAATCCATCAAAAGCAAAAGAAAATAATTGTAGAATATTGTCATGCGAGTTAAATTTATACTCCTTCTTTCTCCATTGAATAGAATTTGTGATATTCTTATGTTCTATCATTACTCCCTTAGGCTTACCTGTAGTCCCTGATGTATATATTATATAGGCTAATTTATCAGTATTATAATGTTCGTGAGAATTATTAAATGTACCTGTATATATGCTATTATTATCTAAATTAATAATTTCTTTATCAAATACAGACTCAGCTTTCTTTTTGTTTTTTTCATTTACTAACAAAATATTAGTTTTGCTATCAT
The Clostridium felsineum DSM 794 DNA segment above includes these coding regions:
- a CDS encoding BtrH N-terminal domain-containing protein — its product is MANLKLDDFKPNNDIFYKSCMHNSIIPIINHFHEDILRLLINDIYCYQFDEAKKGVKFKIESYVVENEEEVLKSMNIGINKIYESQNVLGNIKESIRDGKPIIIYVDCYFLSFRSSAYKKEHLIHPILVYGYNDENQTFNVIEQRYKDSLIYEETTIPYNEIEEGYKYYVNNLNDKNNCPYYEFYKIKKNNEYFDANSENYVSRLKEKLIKNIDEKNLEINRGLQSWELVVENYIDITKDEYELNIYADELIETINNIIKNKKVQLFMFNSIGGEYLKAGNIVGKIIGNWEDIRATIARYKFSQSYNKNLIELSINLIKEIVELEKEIFYIIKRN